In Candidatus Rokuibacteriota bacterium, the genomic window CCGTTTCGTGGTGCGACGCGACGGCGCGCTGGCGGAGGTGGAGCCAGGCCGGAAGGACCGCCTCGTACTGGTCTCCGCGGAAGCCGGGCTGCGTCCCCGGGCGGTCGCCCGTGAGCTGGTGGAGGCTCCGTGTCTCGACGCCGGCCAGGTGCGGGAATTGGCGGGCATGGTCCTGGCGGCTGAGGCGGTCCTCCGCCGCCCGGTCGAAGTAGAGTGGGCGCTCGGCGCCGAGGGCCTCCAGATCCTCCAGGCGCGGCCGCTCCGGGTGGAGCCGCGTCAGGCGCCCGACGAGCTATGGCTCCGCCATCCCGGCTTGCGCGGCCAGCCGGCGGGGGTGGGCTGGGGTTCGGGCCCTGCCCGCATCGTGCTGAGCGAGCATGACCTCGAGCACGTGGAGCCGGGCGAGGTACTGGTGACCCAGGTGGCGGGCCCGGCATTGACCGCTGTCCTGCCATGGGTGGCAGGCGTGGTGGCCGAACTGGGGGGCAGCACGTCGCACCTGGCGGCCCTGGCCCGCGAGCGCGCGATTCCCACCGTCCTCGGCGTGGCCGGCGCCACCCGCCGCATCCCCGAGGGGGCGATAGTCGCGGTGGACGGGGTTGCCGGCGTGGTACGCTGGGTGAGCTGATGCGCGCCCGGATCTTCGTTGTCGAGCATACTGTCGCCGTCATCCAACGGCGGCGGCCGCCGAACTGCGTCAAACCAGAGCTCTACGGTTGAGACTGGCATGCTAGAGGTTCGGGACATTCACACGTACTACGGCGACAGCTACGTCCTCCAAGGGGTCTCGCTCCGGGTGGACAAGGGGCAGGTGGTGGGGATCCTCGGGCGGAACGGGATGGGGAAGACGACGCTGATCCGGTCGATCATCGGGTTCACCCCGCCCCGCCAGGGGCAGGTGGTGTTCAAGGGCCAGGACATCACCAGGTGGCCCTCCTACCGGGCGGTCGCGCTCGGGATGGGCCTGGTTCCCCAGGGCCGCCGCGTCTTCCCGTCGCTCACAGTGATGGAGAACCTCATGGTCGCCACGCGCGGTAACAGCCGGGCGTGGACGACCGAGCGCGTGATGGACCTCTTCCCGCGCTTGAGAGAGCGCGCCGAGCACCGGGCGGGGAAGCTCTCGGGCGGCGAGCAGCAGATGCTGGCGATCGCCCGCGCGCTCATGACGAACCCGGAGCTTCTGCTGATGGACGAGCCCACCGAGGGATTGGCGCCGCTTCTCGTACGCGAGGTCGGCCGTGCCATCGGCGACCTGAAGGCGCGGGGGCTCTCGATCCTCCTGGTCGAGCAGAATCTGCCGCTCGCCCTCGGGGTCGCCGACGACGTCCACATCCTCTCCCGCGGCCGGATCGTCCACTCCAGCTCGCCTCAGGCCCTCTGGCAGAACGAGGAGATCAAGGCGCGGTATCTGGGGCTCTAGCTCGAAACGCCCAAAGGAGTCGAGAGTGCGATTCGGAACCTTCTACTTCTTCCAGGCACCACCTGGCCAGGACCACGCCGACATCATCCACCGCGAGCTCAGGCAGATGGAGTGGACCGAGGAGCTCGGGTTCGACGAGGTGTGGCTGACTGAACACCACTTCATCGACTACGGCCTCGCGGTCGACCCATTGATGCTCGCGGCGGCCGCGGCCATGCGGACGCGCCGCATCCGGATCGGGCTCGCCGCGGCGATCCTACCCTTCCACGATCCCGTCCGCCTCGCCGAGCAGGTCGCGCTCGCCGACATCCTGTCCGACGGCCGCCTCGACGTCGGCATGGGCCGGGGGAACCGGCCGACGGAGTTCGCGGGCTATCGGATCCCGCAGATCGAGAGCCGCGAGCGCTTCGACGAGACGATCGAGATCATGATCAACGCGTGGACCAAAGAGCGCTTCAGCTACGAGGGGCGTTTTTTCCAGATCCACGAGGTCCGCGTGATCCCGAAGCCCCTCCAGCGTCCTCACCCCCCGCTCTATCAGGTCTGCGTCTCACCCGAGAGCATCGAGCACACGGCGCTGCGTGGCTGGCCGATGCTCAACTCGCTCGTCTACGGCTCCGTCGACCGGCTCGTCACGGACCGGGACATCTACGTCAAGACGCTCAAGAGCGCCGGGCGGAGCCAGGAGGAGATCACCGGGCTTCTCACCGACTGGGGCGTCTCGCGTCATATCTACGTGGCGCCCAGCGACGCCTACGCCCTCGTCGAGGCGAAGGAGGCGGAACTCTGGTACCTGGAGGCGTTCAAGAAGTTCGTCCTTCCCGAGCGCATCGAGGACGCCGACCCGGCGCTGCAGCCCGCCTTCCGTGCGATGGCCGAGCGGCTCGCCAACACCACGTGGGAGGGCCTGGTGGCAGAGACCGTGGCCTTCGGCTCTCCGGAGACCGTCGCCCGGAAGATCGAGGAGATGCGGCAGGCCGGGGTCGGCCAGGTCCTCTGCTGGATGAACTTCGGCGGCCTCCCCCAGGACAAGGTCCGGCGCTCGATGGAGTTGTTCGCACGGGAGGTCATGCCCCGGTTCCGATAAAAATCGGAGGGGGCCTCGACGGCCCCCTCCGAGGCCTCCCCCAGGGGTTGCGCGAGCGAAGCTCGCGCTAGAAGGGGAGACGAAGGGAGGCGAGCATGCGGAGGATCGGCATCATCGGTGTAGGGCTGCTGGGGACGGCTGTCGCCTCGCGCCTGCTCAAAGGCGGCTT contains:
- a CDS encoding ABC transporter ATP-binding protein, which encodes MLEVRDIHTYYGDSYVLQGVSLRVDKGQVVGILGRNGMGKTTLIRSIIGFTPPRQGQVVFKGQDITRWPSYRAVALGMGLVPQGRRVFPSLTVMENLMVATRGNSRAWTTERVMDLFPRLRERAEHRAGKLSGGEQQMLAIARALMTNPELLLMDEPTEGLAPLLVREVGRAIGDLKARGLSILLVEQNLPLALGVADDVHILSRGRIVHSSSPQALWQNEEIKARYLGL
- a CDS encoding LLM class flavin-dependent oxidoreductase; the encoded protein is MRFGTFYFFQAPPGQDHADIIHRELRQMEWTEELGFDEVWLTEHHFIDYGLAVDPLMLAAAAAMRTRRIRIGLAAAILPFHDPVRLAEQVALADILSDGRLDVGMGRGNRPTEFAGYRIPQIESRERFDETIEIMINAWTKERFSYEGRFFQIHEVRVIPKPLQRPHPPLYQVCVSPESIEHTALRGWPMLNSLVYGSVDRLVTDRDIYVKTLKSAGRSQEEITGLLTDWGVSRHIYVAPSDAYALVEAKEAELWYLEAFKKFVLPERIEDADPALQPAFRAMAERLANTTWEGLVAETVAFGSPETVARKIEEMRQAGVGQVLCWMNFGGLPQDKVRRSMELFAREVMPRFR